In the Sulfitobacter pacificus genome, one interval contains:
- a CDS encoding Crp/Fnr family transcriptional regulator: METSKELRRLFDKAFVSQNLKAGETLFEQDEHDDRLFVLDKGLLEVSVYSANGRKHALNLLRPESIFGEIAMFDPGPRTARIEAVEDCQLRYIRQAALIAEIAREPHLAAELLSLAGKRMRWMSRQMEEQVFLPPAPRLAAKVLYLAGDDNEIEMSQAQLADYVGVTREVVSKILSEWRREGIVQLSRGRINLCDAAALEKIKNVDPT; encoded by the coding sequence TTGGAGACCTCAAAAGAGCTGCGCCGCCTGTTTGACAAAGCTTTTGTTTCCCAAAACCTTAAGGCGGGCGAGACCCTGTTTGAACAGGATGAACATGACGACCGGCTTTTCGTCTTGGACAAAGGGCTGCTTGAGGTCAGTGTCTATTCTGCAAATGGGCGAAAACATGCCCTGAACCTGCTGCGGCCCGAAAGCATTTTTGGCGAAATTGCCATGTTCGACCCCGGCCCGCGCACCGCCCGGATTGAAGCGGTCGAAGATTGCCAGCTGCGCTATATCCGTCAGGCCGCCCTGATTGCCGAAATCGCAAGAGAACCCCATCTGGCAGCGGAATTGTTAAGCCTTGCAGGAAAACGCATGCGCTGGATGAGCCGGCAAATGGAAGAGCAGGTGTTTCTGCCCCCCGCGCCCCGGCTGGCTGCAAAGGTGCTGTATCTGGCGGGGGATGACAATGAAATTGAGATGTCTCAGGCCCAGCTGGCCGATTACGTGGGCGTCACCCGCGAAGTGGTTTCAAAGATCCTCTCCGAATGGCGTCGCGAAGGCATTGTGCAGCTGTCACGCGGGCGTATCAACCTTTGCGATGCCGCAGCACTTGAGAAGATTAAAAACGTCGATCCGACCTAA
- a CDS encoding pirin family protein, with amino-acid sequence MSLRPTLETRRASPALEGAGVKLYRAFGFQDPSELDPFLLFDDFRNDNPADFEKGFPWHPHRGIETITYVLEGTVDHADSLGNDGSLGAGDVQWMTAGRGILHQEMPKGNAAGQMHGFQLWGNLPSDQKMTAPRYQDITSADIPVVTEDDGTRVKVITGEFWGKKGPVDGIAADPQYLDVTVPAGVKKTFRIDTYRRAFAYVFGGAGAFADASPPAGVLLEKEIAGEEVNIRDMSGDRTLIRFGTGDEVTVQAGPEGIRFLLISGAPIDEPVAWHGPIVMNTREELQTAMAELRNGTFIKPAH; translated from the coding sequence ATGTCCCTCAGACCCACACTCGAAACCCGCCGCGCCAGCCCCGCTCTGGAGGGCGCAGGTGTCAAGCTCTACCGTGCTTTCGGATTTCAGGACCCGTCAGAACTGGACCCTTTCCTGCTGTTTGATGATTTCCGCAACGACAACCCTGCGGATTTCGAAAAAGGTTTTCCCTGGCATCCCCATCGCGGCATTGAAACCATCACCTACGTGCTGGAAGGCACCGTCGACCACGCGGATTCGCTGGGAAATGACGGCAGTCTGGGCGCAGGCGATGTGCAATGGATGACCGCAGGACGCGGAATTCTGCATCAGGAAATGCCCAAAGGGAATGCAGCGGGACAGATGCATGGCTTTCAGCTTTGGGGTAACCTGCCGTCAGATCAAAAGATGACCGCGCCGCGCTATCAGGACATCACCAGCGCCGATATTCCTGTGGTCACAGAGGATGACGGCACCCGCGTCAAAGTCATCACCGGTGAATTCTGGGGCAAGAAAGGTCCGGTTGACGGGATTGCCGCAGATCCGCAATACCTTGATGTCACCGTGCCCGCAGGGGTGAAAAAGACGTTCAGGATAGATACCTATCGGCGTGCCTTTGCCTATGTCTTTGGCGGTGCCGGTGCCTTTGCTGATGCGTCTCCCCCCGCCGGTGTTCTGCTTGAGAAAGAGATCGCGGGTGAAGAGGTCAACATCCGCGATATGTCCGGGGACCGCACCTTGATCCGCTTTGGCACTGGCGATGAGGTGACGGTGCAGGCCGGTCCCGAAGGTATCCGGTTTCTGCTGATCTCAGGTGCCCCCATCGATGAGCCGGTCGCGTGGCATGGGCCCATCGTGATGAACACCCGTGAAGAGCTTCAGACCGCGATGGCAGAGCTGCGCAATGGGACGTTTATCAAGCCTGCGCATTAA
- a CDS encoding YqaA family protein, protein MLAYAGLFASALIAATILPMQSEAVLVALILQGDHPVAALLIVATLGNVLGAVLNWLLGRFLLRFKDKRWFPASAAQLSRAQGWYHRYGRWSLLGSWLPVIGDPITVAAGILREPLPSFLLLVTLAKGFRYLFLAQITLAWI, encoded by the coding sequence ATGCTTGCCTACGCCGGTCTTTTCGCGTCAGCGCTTATCGCCGCGACCATCCTGCCGATGCAGTCCGAGGCGGTGCTGGTCGCGCTGATCCTGCAAGGGGATCATCCGGTTGCCGCGTTGCTGATCGTGGCGACCCTTGGCAATGTTCTGGGTGCGGTTCTGAATTGGCTGCTTGGGCGGTTTCTGCTGCGGTTCAAGGACAAACGCTGGTTTCCCGCCTCGGCGGCGCAGCTCAGCCGTGCACAAGGCTGGTATCATCGCTATGGCCGCTGGTCCCTGCTGGGCAGTTGGCTTCCGGTGATCGGAGATCCCATCACCGTTGCTGCCGGTATCCTGCGCGAACCCTTGCCATCGTTCCTGCTCTTGGTCACGCTGGCCAAAGGATTTCGCTATCTGTTTCTGGCCCAGATCACATTGGCGTGGATTTGA
- a CDS encoding carbohydrate kinase family protein: MIICCGEALMDMIPVQLPKGGTGFVPHTGGAIFNTAVALGRLGVPAGMISGVSQDAFGQKLAETLSANTVDTGLLIRSSHLTTLAIVHLVDGHATYAFYDEGSAGRSITPKDLPDLPDSTSALYFGGISLVSLPAADAYSDLCAKAAGQYPVMIDPNIRPSFITDAAAYRARLDRMLGQADIVKVSDEDLAWITGGAGSLEDQAAVLQAKGARFVIITRGSEGAMALCDGAVAHVSAKRATVVDTVGAGDTFNAGVLAHLQQSKRLDKAALGQMSAQDLAGALAYGARVAAVTVSRAGANPPWVHEL, translated from the coding sequence ATGATCATCTGCTGCGGTGAAGCCTTGATGGATATGATCCCGGTGCAACTGCCGAAGGGCGGCACCGGCTTTGTGCCCCATACCGGAGGGGCCATTTTCAACACCGCGGTCGCTTTGGGGCGTCTGGGCGTTCCTGCCGGGATGATCAGTGGTGTTTCGCAGGATGCCTTCGGTCAGAAACTGGCAGAGACCTTGTCGGCCAACACCGTTGATACGGGTCTGTTGATCCGCTCCAGCCATTTGACAACGCTGGCCATTGTGCATCTGGTTGATGGCCATGCGACCTATGCGTTTTACGACGAAGGATCCGCCGGGCGCAGTATCACGCCCAAGGATTTGCCCGACCTGCCGGACAGCACCAGCGCGCTGTATTTTGGCGGGATCAGCCTTGTCAGCCTCCCGGCGGCTGATGCTTACAGTGACCTTTGTGCCAAAGCTGCGGGTCAATATCCGGTGATGATCGACCCTAACATTCGCCCCTCCTTTATCACCGATGCAGCGGCTTATCGTGCGCGTCTGGATCGGATGTTGGGGCAGGCGGATATTGTTAAAGTATCGGACGAGGATCTGGCGTGGATCACCGGCGGTGCGGGATCATTGGAAGATCAGGCGGCAGTGTTGCAGGCCAAAGGAGCACGGTTCGTGATCATCACCCGTGGTTCCGAAGGGGCGATGGCCCTATGTGATGGGGCGGTTGCCCATGTGTCGGCAAAGCGGGCAACTGTGGTGGATACGGTGGGGGCTGGCGACACGTTCAATGCGGGCGTGTTGGCGCATTTGCAGCAGAGCAAGCGTCTGGACAAGGCGGCATTAGGGCAGATGTCAGCGCAGGATCTGGCGGGGGCGCTGGCCTATGGTGCGCGTGTCGCTGCAGTGACCGTTTCGCGTGCAGGGGCAAACCCGCCCTGGGTGCATGAGCTTTGA
- a CDS encoding homoserine dehydrogenase, protein MSDATSEPLRLGIAGLGTVGVGVVRIIRQQAALLEARTGRKITISAVSARSKGRDRGVSLDSYAWEDDPVALATRDDVDVFVELMGGEDGPAKDATEAALKAGKDVVTANKAMLAIHGQTLAEQAETEGLALRYEAAVAGGIPVIKTLMEGMAGNEITRVMGVMNGSCNYILTRMENSGKTYQEIFAEADGLGYLEADPQLDVGGIDAAHKLAILSAIAFGTRVDFDGIQLEGIERVSIEDIRAAADMGYKIKLLGVAQKTGRGLEQRMQPCLVPDTSPLAQLDGGTNMVVLEGDAVGQIVLRGAGAGEGPTASAVMADVCDIARGLRGPVFGQPASNLVNATAALTKLPAAYYLRMELVDKPGALAKIATVLGEAGVSIDRMRQYAHEATSAPVLIVTHKTTQADIETALAAMDSTGVMAGAPVALRIEEV, encoded by the coding sequence ATGTCTGATGCCACGTCTGAACCCCTTCGCCTTGGTATTGCCGGTCTGGGCACTGTTGGTGTCGGCGTGGTGCGCATTATCCGGCAACAGGCCGCCCTGCTTGAAGCCCGTACCGGACGTAAGATCACCATTTCCGCCGTCTCTGCCCGCAGTAAAGGGCGCGACCGGGGCGTGTCGCTGGACAGCTACGCATGGGAGGATGACCCGGTTGCCCTGGCCACACGCGATGATGTGGATGTCTTTGTCGAATTGATGGGCGGCGAAGATGGCCCGGCCAAGGACGCCACCGAGGCCGCGTTGAAAGCCGGGAAAGATGTGGTCACCGCCAATAAGGCGATGCTAGCGATCCACGGTCAGACGCTCGCCGAACAGGCCGAAACCGAAGGGCTTGCCCTGCGGTATGAGGCAGCCGTGGCTGGCGGCATCCCGGTGATCAAGACACTGATGGAAGGAATGGCAGGCAATGAAATCACCCGTGTGATGGGGGTGATGAATGGCTCATGCAATTATATCCTGACGCGGATGGAGAATTCCGGCAAAACCTATCAGGAGATTTTTGCCGAGGCCGACGGGCTGGGCTACCTTGAAGCTGATCCGCAGCTGGATGTGGGCGGCATTGATGCGGCGCATAAGCTGGCGATTCTCTCGGCCATCGCTTTTGGCACCCGGGTTGATTTTGACGGCATCCAGCTGGAAGGCATCGAGCGCGTCAGCATCGAAGACATCCGTGCCGCCGCCGACATGGGATATAAGATCAAGCTGCTGGGTGTGGCGCAAAAGACCGGTCGTGGGTTGGAGCAACGCATGCAGCCCTGCCTTGTGCCCGATACCTCGCCACTGGCGCAGCTGGATGGCGGCACGAATATGGTGGTGCTGGAAGGTGACGCTGTGGGCCAGATCGTGCTGCGCGGTGCCGGTGCGGGCGAAGGCCCGACAGCCAGCGCTGTGATGGCAGATGTCTGTGACATTGCGCGCGGTTTGCGTGGTCCTGTCTTTGGCCAGCCTGCGAGCAACCTTGTAAATGCCACGGCGGCGCTGACCAAATTGCCCGCCGCCTATTATCTGCGTATGGAGCTGGTGGATAAACCCGGTGCCCTGGCCAAGATCGCCACGGTTCTGGGCGAAGCCGGGGTCAGCATCGACCGCATGCGGCAATATGCACATGAGGCAACTTCGGCCCCGGTGCTGATCGTCACCCATAAAACCACCCAGGCCGACATAGAGACTGCTCTTGCGGCAATGGACAGCACTGGTGTGATGGCAGGTGCCCCCGTGGCGCTGCGCATCGAAGAGGTTTAA
- a CDS encoding zinc ribbon domain-containing protein, with product MKAARRPLFWYGLAMWILSAVISTLLIQLGALIMSDVPTAGKRIAKDDFVNTAKLDTAASAIAQNETLLDRKSGEIEDARFMLRSRELDYANQRASFENWVKTRSATGSNSQNAEVIERAQAIELLKLEERKAARQVEDLQQEVVTINRSLKDLRGQRTAILAAANAPFQKAQRREVLKVFLFRLALTLPLLLIAGWLAMKKRQSTYWPVYRGFIIFALFAFFVELVPYLPSYGGYVRYIVGILLALLLAHFSTRGMARYLQKKQNEENRPETEKRKAIAYETAIKKISECICPSCDRPFGAPKNRKSVNDAETKVDFCVHCGFCLFNSCENCGQRENSFYKFCGSCGVPSGTPATNPQG from the coding sequence ATGAAAGCCGCCCGTCGCCCGTTGTTTTGGTATGGCCTCGCCATGTGGATTCTGTCGGCCGTGATTTCGACATTGCTAATCCAGCTGGGCGCGTTGATCATGTCGGATGTGCCAACCGCAGGCAAACGGATCGCCAAAGACGATTTTGTCAACACGGCCAAGCTTGACACCGCTGCCTCTGCCATTGCGCAAAACGAGACACTGCTTGATCGCAAAAGCGGCGAAATCGAAGATGCCCGGTTTATGCTGCGCTCGCGCGAACTGGATTACGCTAATCAGCGTGCAAGTTTCGAGAACTGGGTGAAAACACGTTCTGCTACCGGTTCAAACAGCCAGAACGCCGAGGTGATCGAACGCGCCCAAGCCATTGAACTGCTGAAACTGGAAGAGCGTAAAGCCGCGCGTCAGGTCGAAGATTTGCAGCAGGAGGTGGTCACGATCAACCGCAGCCTGAAAGACCTGCGCGGCCAGCGCACAGCAATCCTTGCCGCAGCAAATGCCCCGTTTCAAAAGGCACAACGACGCGAGGTGCTTAAGGTATTCCTTTTCCGCCTGGCCCTGACCCTGCCCTTGCTGTTGATTGCTGGCTGGCTCGCCATGAAGAAACGCCAATCAACCTATTGGCCAGTCTACCGAGGGTTCATCATCTTTGCCCTGTTTGCCTTTTTTGTCGAACTGGTGCCCTATCTGCCGTCTTATGGCGGCTATGTCCGCTATATCGTTGGCATTCTTCTGGCTTTACTGCTGGCGCATTTCTCGACCAGAGGCATGGCGCGTTATTTGCAGAAAAAGCAGAACGAGGAAAACCGCCCCGAGACGGAGAAGCGCAAGGCCATCGCCTATGAGACCGCGATCAAAAAGATTTCGGAGTGCATCTGTCCCAGTTGCGACCGCCCATTCGGTGCGCCCAAAAACCGTAAGTCAGTCAACGATGCAGAGACCAAAGTGGATTTCTGCGTGCATTGCGGATTTTGCCTGTTCAACTCTTGTGAAAACTGCGGGCAGCGCGAGAATTCCTTTTACAAATTCTGCGGGTCCTGCGGCGTGCCATCGGGCACACCGGCCACAAATCCCCAAGGCTGA
- a CDS encoding TetR/AcrR family transcriptional regulator → MARTTGSHAEITGPKIRQAALRLFAQRGYAAVSMRSIAAEVGVQAGALYNYTPDKQSLLFDLMRGHLEGLLAAAIPAQGDPLAQLQEFVAFHIRFHADRPDEVFIAYMELRNLEPANFAEIEALRRRYEDRLEQILHDGAAAGVFEVADSKIVTLAIIAMLTGVNTWFRQGGRLSLDEVVAQYWDMVRKAVGA, encoded by the coding sequence ATGGCACGCACCACAGGATCACACGCCGAAATCACCGGCCCCAAAATTCGACAGGCCGCCCTGCGTCTGTTTGCGCAACGCGGCTATGCGGCTGTGTCGATGCGCAGCATTGCAGCAGAGGTCGGGGTGCAGGCCGGTGCGCTGTATAATTATACGCCGGACAAGCAATCCTTGTTGTTCGATCTCATGCGGGGGCATCTGGAGGGGCTACTGGCCGCAGCGATTCCGGCACAGGGTGATCCCCTGGCGCAGCTACAGGAATTTGTTGCCTTTCACATCCGGTTCCACGCTGACCGCCCGGACGAGGTATTCATTGCCTATATGGAATTACGCAACCTTGAACCGGCCAACTTTGCCGAGATCGAGGCCCTGCGCCGCCGCTATGAGGACCGGTTGGAGCAGATCCTGCACGACGGGGCTGCGGCAGGTGTGTTCGAGGTGGCGGATAGTAAAATCGTCACCCTTGCCATCATCGCGATGCTGACCGGGGTGAACACATGGTTCCGGCAGGGCGGGCGGCTGTCGCTGGATGAGGTGGTTGCGCAATATTGGGACATGGTGCGCAAAGCCGTGGGCGCGTGA
- a CDS encoding aquaporin produces MNKLLAECIGTFTLVFLGCGSAVLATTNPDLGPGLVGISMAFGLALIGMAYGIGAVSGCHINPAVSLGAMLAGRMPQGEMFRYWAAQVVGATLGALALVLIMQGKIGGYDGGYGANGWGTGYLGEFNMFSALLFEIIATFLFVVVILGATGKGAATAIAGLGIGLTLIVIHIVGINVTGVSVNPARSFGPALFSGGAAMAQLWLFILAPMIGGAAAGILFRTGLLDAEAPETDVRVDAST; encoded by the coding sequence ATGAACAAGCTCCTCGCCGAATGTATCGGCACATTTACCCTCGTCTTTCTGGGCTGCGGCTCTGCGGTTCTCGCGACCACCAACCCTGATCTCGGCCCCGGCCTCGTCGGCATCTCAATGGCCTTTGGCCTCGCACTCATCGGCATGGCCTATGGTATCGGCGCGGTGTCAGGCTGCCACATCAATCCGGCGGTCTCACTCGGTGCCATGCTGGCAGGCCGCATGCCCCAGGGCGAAATGTTCCGCTATTGGGCGGCACAGGTGGTCGGTGCAACGCTGGGCGCATTGGCGCTGGTCCTGATCATGCAAGGCAAAATCGGCGGTTATGATGGCGGCTACGGCGCCAATGGATGGGGAACCGGTTATCTGGGCGAATTCAATATGTTCTCCGCCCTTCTTTTCGAGATCATTGCCACCTTCCTCTTTGTCGTTGTGATCCTTGGGGCCACCGGAAAAGGCGCAGCCACGGCGATTGCCGGTCTTGGTATAGGTCTGACCCTCATTGTTATCCACATCGTTGGCATCAATGTCACAGGTGTCTCGGTCAATCCCGCGCGGTCCTTCGGTCCCGCCCTCTTTTCGGGCGGCGCGGCAATGGCGCAGCTCTGGCTCTTCATCCTTGCGCCGATGATCGGTGGCGCTGCCGCAGGTATCCTGTTCCGTACAGGGCTGCTGGACGCCGAAGCACCCGAGACCGACGTGCGTGTCGACGCCAGCACGTGA
- the recJ gene encoding single-stranded-DNA-specific exonuclease RecJ — translation MSFLGVEASLTGRTWVGPGVEVERAVELLVQRTALPQAVCQVLARRGVAPEEAEGFLAPSLRDLMPDPRSLKDMEKAATRFLAAVAARQKIAVFADYDVDGGSSAALLLIWLREMGCAATLYVPDRIDEGYGPNEEAMAALAADHDLIVCVDCGTLSHGPVAAAKAADIIVLDHHLGGETLPDALAVVNPNRQDEDGACGHLCAAGVVFLMLVEAGRQLREAKRKGPDLMALLDLVALATVADVAPLTGVNRAFVRQGLRVMARRERVGLTALADVARMETAPTAYHLGFLLGPRINAGGRIGQADLGARLLASNDPHETAALAERLDQLNTERRDVEANVRAAAMAQAEERGFDAPLVWAAGPGWHPGVVGIVASRLKEASNRPSIVIGVENGIGKGSGRSVSGIDLGAPIQRLAAEGLLIKGGGHKMAAGLTVAEDKIEAAMARLSELMAKQGAHLGGPADLKVTGLLMPGAATVELTEMVEQAGPFGAAAPAPRFVFADMQILFAKRVGDTHLKISFGDGLGGKLEAIAFGAYDTPLGPALEAHGGARFHLAGRLDINDWRGRRSVQLRLEDAAPA, via the coding sequence ATGAGTTTTCTAGGCGTTGAGGCATCCCTGACGGGGCGGACATGGGTTGGCCCCGGTGTTGAAGTAGAACGGGCGGTAGAGTTGCTGGTGCAGCGCACCGCCCTGCCGCAAGCCGTCTGTCAGGTACTCGCGCGCCGTGGCGTTGCGCCGGAGGAAGCCGAAGGTTTTCTGGCACCTTCCCTGCGTGATCTGATGCCGGACCCGCGATCCCTGAAGGATATGGAAAAAGCCGCAACGCGGTTTTTGGCAGCGGTGGCCGCGCGGCAGAAAATCGCGGTTTTTGCAGACTATGACGTGGATGGCGGCAGTTCAGCGGCGCTGTTGCTGATCTGGCTGCGCGAGATGGGATGCGCCGCGACACTCTATGTGCCGGATCGGATTGATGAAGGCTATGGTCCCAACGAAGAGGCGATGGCGGCTTTGGCGGCAGATCATGATCTGATCGTCTGTGTTGATTGTGGCACGCTTTCGCATGGTCCTGTTGCCGCGGCCAAAGCGGCGGATATCATTGTGCTTGACCATCATTTGGGTGGCGAGACCCTGCCCGATGCGCTGGCGGTGGTGAACCCCAACCGGCAAGACGAAGACGGGGCATGCGGGCATCTTTGTGCTGCCGGTGTGGTGTTTTTGATGTTGGTGGAGGCCGGGCGGCAACTGCGCGAGGCCAAGCGCAAAGGGCCGGACCTGATGGCGCTGCTGGATCTGGTGGCCTTGGCAACGGTAGCAGATGTTGCCCCGCTGACCGGTGTAAACCGGGCCTTTGTGCGGCAAGGTCTGCGGGTAATGGCGCGACGCGAACGGGTTGGATTGACTGCATTGGCCGATGTGGCCCGGATGGAGACCGCACCTACCGCCTATCACCTTGGTTTTCTTTTGGGGCCGCGGATCAATGCCGGTGGGCGCATCGGACAGGCAGATCTGGGCGCAAGGTTGCTGGCCTCAAACGACCCGCATGAAACGGCGGCTTTGGCGGAACGGCTGGATCAGTTGAACACCGAACGCCGTGATGTGGAGGCCAATGTGCGCGCCGCAGCCATGGCACAGGCCGAAGAACGTGGGTTTGACGCGCCATTGGTTTGGGCGGCAGGTCCCGGCTGGCATCCCGGTGTGGTAGGGATTGTTGCATCACGCTTGAAAGAAGCCTCTAACCGCCCGTCGATTGTCATCGGCGTCGAGAATGGAATCGGCAAAGGCTCGGGCCGGTCGGTCTCGGGGATCGACCTCGGCGCGCCGATCCAGCGTCTGGCGGCCGAGGGGCTGTTGATCAAGGGCGGCGGGCATAAGATGGCCGCAGGGCTGACCGTTGCAGAGGATAAGATCGAAGCGGCGATGGCGCGCCTGTCCGAGCTGATGGCAAAACAGGGGGCCCATCTGGGCGGCCCCGCAGATCTGAAAGTTACCGGCTTGCTGATGCCCGGTGCCGCCACGGTGGAGCTGACCGAGATGGTCGAACAGGCCGGCCCCTTCGGAGCGGCCGCCCCTGCCCCACGTTTTGTCTTCGCCGATATGCAGATTCTGTTTGCCAAACGGGTCGGTGACACCCACCTCAAGATCAGTTTTGGTGATGGCCTGGGCGGCAAGCTGGAGGCCATCGCCTTTGGCGCTTATGACACCCCGCTTGGCCCCGCGCTTGAAGCCCATGGCGGTGCGCGTTTCCATCTTGCAGGCCGTTTGGACATCAACGATTGGCGTGGCCGCCGGTCGGTTCAACTGCGCCTCGAAGACGCTGCCCCGGCGTAA
- the glpX gene encoding class II fructose-bisphosphatase, whose translation MTTKADFQDRMLSLGLARVSEAAALASAKLVGKGDEKAADQAAVNAMREQLNLLDIAGVVVIGEGERDEAPMLFIGEEVGTGDGPGVDIALDPLEGTTLTAKDMPNALTVIAMGPRGSMLHAPDTYMDKLAIGPGYPVDVVTLDMSPGERVEALAAAKGCAPSDITVCILERPRHEEMIAEVRAKGAAIRLITDGDVAGVMHCADPDTGIDMYMGAGGAPEGVLAAAALKCMGGQMYTRLLFRNDDERARATKAGITDFDRIYTRDDMVTEDVIFAATGVTDGALVPGVKREMGWMTTETLIMRSKTGSVRRINYRTPVESD comes from the coding sequence ATGACCACCAAAGCTGATTTTCAAGACCGCATGTTATCTCTGGGCCTTGCCCGTGTGTCCGAAGCTGCCGCGCTTGCCTCGGCCAAGCTGGTGGGCAAAGGCGATGAAAAAGCGGCGGATCAGGCGGCGGTCAACGCGATGCGTGAACAGCTGAACCTGCTCGATATTGCCGGTGTTGTGGTCATCGGCGAAGGCGAACGTGATGAGGCCCCGATGCTGTTCATCGGTGAGGAAGTCGGCACTGGCGATGGCCCCGGTGTGGATATCGCGCTGGACCCACTGGAAGGCACCACGCTGACCGCCAAGGACATGCCAAATGCGCTGACCGTGATTGCCATGGGCCCGCGCGGCTCCATGCTGCATGCGCCAGACACCTATATGGACAAACTGGCGATCGGGCCGGGCTATCCTGTGGATGTGGTCACTTTGGACATGTCACCGGGTGAACGGGTCGAAGCGCTGGCCGCTGCCAAGGGCTGCGCTCCCTCAGACATCACCGTGTGTATTCTGGAGCGCCCGCGCCACGAAGAGATGATTGCAGAGGTCCGCGCCAAAGGGGCCGCGATCCGTCTGATCACTGATGGAGATGTGGCCGGGGTGATGCATTGTGCCGACCCTGACACTGGCATCGACATGTATATGGGTGCTGGCGGCGCACCCGAAGGGGTGCTGGCCGCAGCGGCGCTGAAATGCATGGGCGGGCAGATGTATACCCGTCTGCTGTTTCGCAACGACGATGAGCGGGCCCGTGCCACCAAGGCCGGGATCACCGATTTCGACCGCATCTACACCCGTGACGACATGGTTACCGAAGATGTGATTTTTGCCGCCACAGGTGTCACCGACGGCGCGCTGGTACCCGGTGTGAAACGGGAAATGGGATGGATGACAACCGAAACCCTGATCATGCGGTCCAAAACCGGATCGGTGCGGCGGATCAACTATCGCACACCGGTTGAAAGCGACTGA
- a CDS encoding NAD(P)-dependent oxidoreductase, giving the protein MKVGFIGLGNVGGKLAGSLLRNGVDLAVFDLNADFVADFVTRGARDGRSAAELMQGCDAVITCLPSPAACAAVVAEILPHVGPGKIWMEMSTTDAQQIKDHAAAVIAAGGEAVDCPVSGGCHRADTGNISIYAGCTRETFDKALPVLTHMGRRILHVGDVGVSSTLKVMTNYLATINLLSLCEALTVMKAAGMDLGVTYEAIAASSGNSFVHETESQLILSGARDVNFTLDLVQKDVGLFQSLADEHQVPLELSPLMISMLTDGQARYGEKAQSDRMIERLEEATGLSITAPGFPNELVDDEPEERGYEVPVRGRG; this is encoded by the coding sequence ATGAAAGTCGGGTTTATCGGATTGGGCAATGTCGGTGGAAAACTGGCGGGATCATTATTGCGCAATGGCGTGGATCTGGCTGTATTTGACCTTAACGCAGATTTCGTGGCGGATTTTGTCACGCGCGGTGCGCGGGATGGCCGGTCGGCAGCAGAGCTGATGCAAGGCTGCGATGCGGTGATCACCTGTCTGCCCAGCCCGGCAGCCTGTGCGGCGGTGGTGGCGGAGATCCTGCCGCATGTGGGGCCGGGCAAGATCTGGATGGAGATGTCGACCACAGATGCGCAGCAGATCAAGGATCACGCGGCGGCGGTGATCGCCGCAGGGGGCGAAGCGGTGGATTGTCCGGTTTCCGGCGGGTGTCACCGGGCGGATACCGGCAATATCTCGATCTATGCAGGCTGCACCCGCGAAACTTTTGACAAGGCCCTGCCGGTGCTGACCCATATGGGGCGACGGATTTTACATGTGGGTGATGTGGGCGTGTCGAGCACGTTAAAAGTGATGACCAACTATTTGGCAACCATCAACCTTTTGTCGCTGTGCGAGGCGTTGACGGTGATGAAGGCCGCAGGCATGGATTTGGGTGTGACCTATGAGGCGATTGCGGCCTCCTCGGGGAATAGTTTTGTGCATGAAACCGAAAGTCAGCTGATCCTCTCGGGCGCGCGGGACGTGAATTTCACCTTGGATCTGGTGCAGAAAGATGTCGGTCTTTTCCAGAGCTTGGCGGATGAACATCAGGTGCCGCTTGAACTCTCGCCCTTGATGATTTCGATGCTGACCGACGGGCAGGCACGCTATGGTGAAAAGGCGCAATCGGACCGGATGATTGAGCGGCTGGAAGAAGCAACTGGGTTAAGCATCACGGCACCGGGGTTCCCGAACGAATTGGTGGATGATGAACCTGAAGAGCGGGGCTATGAGGTGCCGGTGCGCGGGCGCGGTTGA